One genomic region from Fictibacillus marinisediminis encodes:
- a CDS encoding YlbF family regulator — MLGLVLDFELLDETYSLGKMIAESEAAIQYRVCKYNLEQDANAQKLINEFNKTKELYEEVQRFGKYHPDYKTVSTKVRVLKRELDFNETIAGFKKAEKELESLLNECSSLIAGSVSEHIKVPTGNPFFDSKSCSGGCGSGGGCSCS, encoded by the coding sequence ATGCTGGGATTAGTGCTGGATTTTGAATTGCTGGATGAAACCTATTCTCTCGGAAAGATGATAGCTGAATCAGAAGCTGCCATACAATACCGAGTGTGTAAATATAATCTTGAACAAGACGCAAATGCTCAGAAGCTCATCAATGAGTTCAACAAAACAAAAGAGCTGTATGAGGAAGTTCAGCGTTTTGGAAAGTATCATCCTGATTATAAAACCGTCTCAACAAAGGTGAGGGTTTTAAAAAGGGAACTCGATTTTAATGAGACAATAGCCGGTTTCAAAAAAGCGGAGAAAGAATTGGAAAGCCTGTTAAACGAATGCAGTTCCCTTATAGCGGGAAGCGTTTCAGAGCACATCAAAGTGCCGACAGGCAACCCATTCTTTGATTCAAAAAGCTGCAGCGGCGGATGCGGAAGCGGAGGCGGATGCAGCTGCAGTTAA
- a CDS encoding YlbG family protein codes for MIGNRMGLAVYLHSLKFSKQLRRYGNVHYISKRMKYAVIYCDAAKIDDVAGKLESLHFVKEVKRSHKHEIKTEYESKIPDKAKEYDYKMGL; via the coding sequence ATGATTGGAAACCGAATGGGGCTTGCGGTTTATTTGCATTCACTGAAATTTTCAAAGCAGCTGAGGAGATATGGAAATGTACATTATATTTCAAAACGGATGAAATATGCTGTTATATATTGCGATGCAGCAAAAATTGATGATGTTGCCGGTAAACTGGAATCTCTTCATTTTGTGAAAGAAGTGAAACGATCTCATAAACATGAGATCAAAACAGAATATGAAAGCAAGATCCCGGATAAAGCAAAGGAATATGATTACAAGATGGGATTATAA
- a CDS encoding DUF7147 family protein, translated as MIQRFIELGEGYSDIYELMEIAETNKKRLSQLLVLRTEINGIHKASFIVVLHPADEGKFQPLYICREGIPADSKRYQLFEELSRKLEKKIITFDVKPSGDFEEKELYFHYLTGILRLNYLIPPLL; from the coding sequence ATGATTCAGCGTTTTATTGAACTCGGAGAAGGTTATTCAGATATTTATGAACTAATGGAAATCGCCGAAACGAACAAAAAGAGACTCAGTCAGCTGCTAGTTCTAAGAACTGAGATCAACGGGATTCATAAAGCCTCATTCATCGTCGTACTGCATCCGGCAGATGAAGGAAAATTCCAGCCTTTATACATATGCCGGGAAGGGATTCCGGCAGATTCAAAGCGATATCAGCTTTTTGAAGAGCTCTCCCGGAAACTGGAGAAGAAAATCATCACCTTTGACGTGAAACCTTCAGGAGACTTCGAAGAAAAAGAACTGTATTTTCACTATTTGACCGGCATTTTGCGTTTAAATTATCTAATCCCGCCATTGTTATAA
- the rsmD gene encoding 16S rRNA (guanine(966)-N(2))-methyltransferase RsmD — MRVISGECKGRPLKAVPGQSTRPTTDKIKESLFNIIGPYFDGGIGLDLYGGSGGLGIEALSRGMDKMIFVDRDTKAAETIKNNIKACRYEEKTEVYRIESQRALKALKKREFQFDLVLLDPPYAKQRIADDITKLDEYGLLSNGVQVVAEHDPGVPLPSSIGSLERVREETYGSTKLSLYLRREE; from the coding sequence ATGAGAGTTATTTCAGGTGAATGCAAGGGCAGGCCGTTGAAAGCTGTTCCGGGACAGTCAACACGCCCCACAACAGATAAAATCAAAGAGTCACTTTTTAATATTATCGGCCCTTATTTTGATGGCGGAATTGGACTGGACTTATACGGCGGCAGTGGAGGCCTGGGAATAGAGGCTCTTAGCCGGGGAATGGATAAGATGATCTTTGTGGACCGTGACACAAAGGCAGCAGAGACGATTAAGAATAATATTAAAGCATGCCGTTATGAAGAAAAGACAGAAGTTTATAGAATAGAATCACAGCGAGCCTTAAAGGCACTGAAAAAAAGGGAGTTTCAATTTGACCTTGTGCTTCTTGATCCGCCTTATGCGAAACAGCGGATTGCCGACGACATAACAAAACTTGATGAATATGGTTTATTAAGCAATGGTGTTCAGGTTGTAGCAGAACACGATCCTGGTGTGCCCCTTCCTTCATCGATCGGAAGTCTTGAAAGAGTGAGAGAAGAGACTTACGGAAGTACTAAGCTTTCTTTATATTTACGCAGAGAAGAGTAA
- the coaD gene encoding pantetheine-phosphate adenylyltransferase — MPNIAVCSGSFDPVTLGHLDIIKRGAKVFDEVIVVVANNQSKSPLFSVEERIGLLQEVTGELPNVRIDSFSGLLIDYVKSVGASVILRGLRAVSDFEYEMQIASINKKLNEEVETFFMMTNNQYSFLSSSIVKEAAKYHASVEGLVPPAVQDALKQKFKTPH, encoded by the coding sequence ATGCCGAATATAGCCGTTTGTTCTGGGAGTTTTGACCCAGTCACACTTGGACATTTGGATATAATCAAACGGGGCGCAAAGGTTTTCGATGAGGTTATCGTTGTAGTAGCGAATAATCAGAGCAAAAGCCCATTATTTTCTGTAGAAGAACGGATCGGCCTGCTTCAGGAAGTGACAGGTGAACTTCCAAACGTCCGGATTGATTCATTCAGCGGACTTTTGATCGACTATGTTAAAAGCGTAGGAGCAAGTGTCATACTTAGGGGACTCCGGGCAGTATCGGATTTTGAATATGAAATGCAGATTGCATCCATCAATAAAAAGCTGAACGAAGAAGTAGAAACGTTTTTTATGATGACAAACAATCAGTATTCCTTCTTAAGCTCAAGTATCGTTAAAGAGGCAGCTAAATACCATGCATCTGTAGAGGGACTCGTTCCCCCCGCCGTACAGGACGCATTAAAACAGAAGTTCAAAACCCCCCATTAA
- the ylbJ gene encoding sporulation integral membrane protein YlbJ, whose translation MKLKWNFYKSIVLSIAAITLAAAVMIFPKAAFAASLDGLEMWWEVVFPSLLPFFILSEILIGFGVVHFFGVLFEPLMRPLFKVPGSGGFVWAMGLSSGFPAGAKLTARLWQQKEINTIEAERLVSFTNCSNPLFIFGAVAVGFFNNPSLGIVLALSHYAGNILVGLTMRFHGKKTMKGEDSNRFLTRFKPLSALQKMHQARLADGRPIGKLLGDAVQSSTSTLLMIGGFIILFSVINKVLSLLAITPVFAHLLEKCFSILSISGVLSYPLITGLFEITLGSKLASESTSILLQQCIIVSFILAFSGFSVQAQVASILADTDIRFKPFFFARLLHGLYASVLAALFFPLFLSGHSKTSITVWSQNQLMMYPWDEYCHFFIKAGSYMTLAALILSILIWGLKHSLNKKNPRFH comes from the coding sequence ATGAAATTGAAATGGAATTTTTATAAATCTATCGTACTCTCTATAGCCGCGATCACGCTCGCTGCTGCGGTTATGATCTTTCCAAAAGCGGCGTTTGCGGCATCGCTGGACGGTTTGGAGATGTGGTGGGAAGTTGTGTTCCCTTCTCTTTTACCCTTTTTTATCCTTTCCGAAATCTTGATCGGGTTTGGTGTTGTTCATTTTTTTGGCGTTCTGTTTGAGCCTTTAATGCGTCCTTTGTTCAAGGTACCCGGTTCTGGGGGATTTGTCTGGGCAATGGGGCTTTCATCCGGTTTTCCGGCTGGAGCCAAACTTACGGCCAGACTGTGGCAGCAAAAAGAAATCAATACGATTGAAGCAGAAAGACTCGTTTCTTTTACGAACTGTTCCAACCCGCTGTTTATCTTTGGAGCAGTGGCTGTCGGTTTTTTTAACAATCCGTCTCTCGGTATCGTTTTGGCCTTAAGCCACTATGCAGGAAACATACTTGTCGGCCTCACCATGAGATTCCATGGGAAGAAAACGATGAAAGGGGAAGATTCGAACCGCTTTTTAACAAGGTTCAAGCCGTTAAGCGCTCTGCAAAAAATGCATCAGGCCCGGCTGGCCGACGGCCGGCCCATCGGAAAGCTGTTAGGAGATGCTGTTCAATCATCTACCAGTACACTTCTGATGATCGGAGGATTTATCATCTTGTTTTCAGTGATCAATAAGGTTTTAAGTCTGTTGGCGATAACGCCTGTCTTTGCACACCTGCTTGAAAAATGTTTTTCGATCCTCTCTATTTCAGGCGTCCTCAGCTATCCGCTCATAACGGGCCTGTTTGAGATCACTCTCGGCAGCAAGCTCGCCAGCGAAAGCACAAGCATACTTTTGCAGCAATGCATTATTGTCAGTTTCATTCTCGCCTTCAGCGGCTTTTCTGTTCAGGCTCAGGTTGCCAGCATTCTTGCTGATACGGACATTCGCTTCAAACCGTTCTTTTTCGCCAGGCTTTTGCACGGTCTGTATGCTTCTGTATTAGCAGCACTGTTCTTTCCCTTGTTTCTTTCCGGTCATTCCAAAACATCAATAACCGTTTGGTCACAGAACCAATTGATGATGTACCCTTGGGATGAATATTGTCACTTCTTTATAAAAGCAGGTTCATATATGACACTTGCAGCTCTTATTCTTTCTATATTGATCTGGGGCCTTAAGCATTCGCTCAACAAAAAAAACCCCCGTTTTCATTAA
- a CDS encoding patatin-like phospholipase family protein: MQRPIIGLALGSGGARGFAHIGVIKALREAEIPIDMIAGSSMGALVGAMVGMGHNNENLIKMATLFKRKYYMDYTVPKMGFVSGKKIKELVRLLTQNKKIEDTIIPLSIVATDLIKGEKIVFREGPIAEAVRASISIPGIFVPEKIGGRLLVDGGVIERVPAAVVREMGADIVIAVDISHFKAQPEMASILDVIVQSIDIMQREIVRYHEISADIMIRPMVEQYSSTAFKNVSEIILIGEEAGKSKIEMIKSRIEKWKENNHERPSKSPEIEPD, from the coding sequence ATGCAGAGGCCGATCATCGGTTTGGCACTAGGGTCAGGTGGAGCTAGGGGCTTTGCACATATAGGAGTAATCAAGGCACTCCGTGAAGCGGAAATACCGATTGATATGATCGCGGGAAGCAGTATGGGTGCTCTAGTCGGAGCTATGGTTGGAATGGGGCATAATAATGAGAATCTCATAAAAATGGCAACTTTATTTAAAAGAAAGTATTATATGGATTATACAGTTCCTAAAATGGGGTTTGTTTCCGGAAAAAAAATAAAAGAACTGGTCCGCCTGCTCACTCAAAATAAAAAGATTGAAGACACCATCATCCCGCTTTCCATTGTTGCTACTGATTTGATCAAAGGTGAAAAAATTGTTTTTAGAGAAGGGCCGATTGCCGAGGCGGTCAGGGCAAGCATTTCCATTCCTGGCATTTTTGTACCTGAAAAAATAGGCGGCAGGCTGCTCGTTGACGGAGGAGTGATCGAAAGAGTGCCGGCTGCTGTTGTAAGGGAAATGGGAGCAGATATTGTGATCGCTGTAGATATCTCTCATTTTAAAGCTCAGCCGGAGATGGCTTCCATTCTGGATGTTATTGTCCAAAGCATTGATATCATGCAAAGAGAAATTGTCCGCTATCATGAGATCTCAGCTGATATTATGATCAGGCCGATGGTCGAACAATATAGCTCGACAGCTTTTAAGAATGTAAGTGAGATCATCTTAATTGGAGAAGAAGCAGGGAAAAGTAAAATTGAGATGATTAAAAGCAGAATTGAGAAATGGAAGGAGAACAATCATGAAAGACCATCAAAATCCCCGGAGATCGAGCCGGATTAG
- a CDS encoding SepM family pheromone-processing serine protease, with product MKDHQNPRRSSRISKLSVLGVIVLALVIALYPLPYYVTSPGSANELAPIIHVKDGDKEKGSFMLTTVRIGKANIPQYLYAKVSDYRELLPANEVRSDDETDEEYNQRQLQMMQDSQHAATVVAYRKAGKNVKIISKGVYVTGIISGMPAEGKLKVGDEITELEGKPVKTTEELLKKLAGKKAGDKVQLKVLRGKKTFMKTVALAKFPKKLSQNNEKRAGIGITYPVTDVEIKVDPPIYIKTSEIGGPSAGLMFSLEILNQLTKGDMTKGHKIAGTGTININEEVGPIGGIQQKIVAADKAGAEIFFAPVSANNYKDAVKAAKDIKTDMKIIPVKKMDDAINYLNKLK from the coding sequence ATGAAAGACCATCAAAATCCCCGGAGATCGAGCCGGATTAGTAAATTATCAGTTCTTGGGGTGATCGTGCTGGCGCTGGTCATCGCACTGTATCCACTGCCTTATTATGTGACATCACCGGGAAGTGCCAATGAACTGGCCCCCATTATTCATGTAAAAGACGGCGATAAAGAAAAGGGAAGCTTTATGCTGACCACCGTACGGATTGGAAAAGCAAATATCCCTCAATATTTATATGCAAAAGTAAGCGATTACCGTGAACTTCTGCCGGCAAATGAAGTTCGTTCTGACGATGAAACAGATGAAGAATACAACCAGCGGCAGCTTCAGATGATGCAGGATTCTCAGCATGCAGCTACAGTAGTAGCTTACCGGAAAGCTGGAAAAAATGTAAAAATCATCAGCAAAGGTGTCTATGTTACCGGAATTATTTCAGGTATGCCTGCAGAAGGAAAGCTAAAAGTCGGGGATGAGATTACGGAATTAGAAGGAAAACCGGTAAAAACAACAGAAGAGCTGCTAAAAAAATTGGCAGGGAAAAAAGCGGGAGACAAAGTGCAATTAAAAGTCCTCAGAGGCAAAAAGACATTTATGAAAACCGTAGCTCTTGCTAAATTCCCTAAAAAACTCAGCCAGAACAATGAAAAAAGAGCGGGCATCGGCATTACATATCCTGTAACAGATGTAGAGATTAAAGTTGATCCGCCGATCTACATAAAAACAAGTGAAATCGGCGGCCCTTCAGCAGGTTTGATGTTTTCTCTGGAAATCTTAAATCAGCTGACAAAAGGCGATATGACGAAGGGACACAAGATTGCGGGAACAGGAACGATTAATATTAATGAGGAAGTCGGACCGATCGGCGGCATTCAGCAGAAGATTGTGGCCGCGGACAAAGCAGGTGCTGAAATCTTTTTTGCACCTGTCAGTGCCAACAATTACAAAGATGCTGTAAAAGCAGCGAAAGATATTAAAACGGATATGAAGATCATACCAGTTAAAAAAATGGATGACGCAATCAACTACCTGAACAAATTAAAATAA
- a CDS encoding nucleotidyltransferase, which yields MKACGIIVEYNPFHNGHSYHLQQSKKQSGSDIIVAVMSGNFLQRGEPAILSKWDRSRTALMGGADLVIELPYLFAVSPAPIFAQSSVFLLNEMGVDAICFGSESGNMDSFYHTISELEKNKTLYDQSFQSFIKQGYSFPKASSLAAGSLMLSSNTLDLAKPNNILGIEYVKAILDQEFSIKPNTIKRIGAAYHEDQITAHKIASATAIRKTLFESGNISTNEIKEAVPDYTLDILESHLQETGQFTTWESLYPILRYKLLSSTPKQLSELYETEEGLEHRLRSVISGANNFHEFMAALKTKRYTWTRLQRMCLHILHNITKETAAEWVRKGPPYIRILGMSSEGQKYLRTRKKEVTVPIVTTVSQYNHPMLELEQRVSSIYYAGYPQAFLSKKIKEEYSTPPLRFDRSKGLFL from the coding sequence GTGAAGGCCTGCGGAATCATCGTTGAATATAACCCTTTCCATAATGGACATTCTTATCATTTGCAACAATCAAAAAAACAATCAGGGAGTGACATAATTGTTGCCGTTATGAGCGGGAATTTCCTGCAGCGCGGTGAACCCGCCATCCTCTCGAAATGGGACCGGTCAAGAACGGCCCTTATGGGAGGCGCTGACCTTGTTATTGAACTGCCCTATCTGTTCGCCGTATCACCTGCACCTATTTTTGCACAATCAAGTGTCTTTCTTTTAAATGAAATGGGTGTTGATGCTATCTGCTTTGGCAGTGAATCAGGAAACATGGATTCATTCTACCATACAATTTCGGAACTGGAGAAGAATAAAACTCTATATGATCAATCTTTTCAATCGTTTATAAAACAAGGGTATTCATTTCCGAAGGCTTCTTCCCTTGCTGCTGGTTCACTTATGTTAAGCAGCAATACCCTCGATCTTGCCAAGCCCAATAATATTTTAGGCATTGAATATGTAAAAGCAATCCTCGATCAAGAGTTCTCCATCAAGCCTAATACCATTAAACGAATCGGGGCCGCCTATCACGAAGATCAAATCACTGCACATAAAATTGCAAGTGCAACCGCCATAAGAAAGACTTTATTTGAATCTGGAAACATAAGCACAAACGAAATTAAGGAAGCGGTTCCAGATTATACATTGGATATACTAGAGAGCCACCTTCAGGAAACAGGACAATTCACTACATGGGAGTCATTATATCCAATCCTCCGGTATAAACTGCTCTCATCAACACCAAAACAGTTAAGTGAGCTGTATGAAACAGAAGAGGGCTTGGAGCACCGCCTCCGGTCAGTCATCTCAGGCGCAAATAATTTTCATGAGTTTATGGCTGCCTTAAAAACCAAACGCTATACATGGACAAGGCTTCAGCGGATGTGCCTTCATATCCTGCACAATATTACAAAAGAAACGGCTGCAGAATGGGTTCGCAAAGGGCCTCCATACATACGCATTCTGGGAATGAGCAGTGAGGGGCAGAAATACTTAAGAACGCGCAAAAAAGAGGTCACTGTACCAATTGTAACCACAGTCTCACAGTACAATCATCCTATGCTGGAGCTGGAACAGCGTGTCTCGTCCATTTATTATGCCGGATATCCGCAAGCGTTTCTTTCCAAAAAAATAAAGGAAGAGTATAGTACTCCTCCCTTACGCTTTGACAGAAGCAAGGGCCTCTTTCTATAG
- a CDS encoding YceD family protein, with the protein MNWSLQELKNFYRKPLEFDEYVDASELKSLDKEIRDIPPVHVSGHADVTQQKATFYLKIQGEMVLPCSNTLADVHFPFSIKTTEIFLLDPSYTVPAEEENLHTVEGHFLDLMPYIQEHILLEKPIKVVAGPDVKDKMAPPEGEGWQVVTEEDRKKKIDPRLADLAKFFDKDKS; encoded by the coding sequence ATGAATTGGTCACTACAGGAATTAAAAAACTTTTATCGAAAACCGCTTGAATTTGATGAGTATGTTGATGCAAGTGAACTTAAATCGCTTGATAAAGAAATTCGCGATATACCGCCTGTTCATGTTAGCGGACATGCCGATGTTACTCAGCAGAAAGCCACTTTTTACCTGAAGATTCAGGGAGAAATGGTTCTTCCCTGCTCAAACACATTGGCAGATGTCCATTTTCCATTTTCGATAAAGACAACCGAAATCTTTCTTCTGGATCCCTCATATACGGTACCAGCTGAAGAGGAGAACCTTCACACGGTTGAAGGGCATTTCCTTGATCTGATGCCTTATATACAAGAGCATATTCTGCTTGAAAAGCCGATCAAAGTGGTAGCCGGACCTGATGTTAAGGATAAGATGGCTCCGCCTGAAGGAGAAGGATGGCAGGTCGTTACAGAGGAAGACCGCAAGAAGAAGATTGACCCTAGACTTGCGGATCTTGCCAAGTTTTTTGACAAAGACAAATCGTAA
- the rpmF gene encoding 50S ribosomal protein L32 → MAVPFRRTSQTRQAKRRTHYKLEMPGMVKCPQCGEYKLSHRVCRECGSYKGKEVISSK, encoded by the coding sequence ATGGCAGTACCTTTTCGCAGAACTTCCCAAACCCGCCAAGCAAAGCGCCGTACTCATTACAAGCTTGAAATGCCTGGTATGGTAAAATGTCCACAATGTGGAGAATACAAACTTTCTCACCGCGTATGCCGTGAATGCGGTTCTTACAAAGGAAAAGAAGTAATCAGCAGCAAATAA
- a CDS encoding enoyl-CoA hydratase/isomerase family protein, which produces MEKVLYTIEDEIGWITINRPEVRNAVDFEVMEQLEEYITQARQNDKVKVLVIRGAGNRAFCAGGDLRAFSGLKTERQAHIMLSRMGEVLKALFFFPKPTAALINGTAVGGGCEIASACDVRIASANVKMGFVQGTLGITTGWGGGTYLMERVRKLDALDMLWSAGKLTAKQAADKGFLQYLIKDGDIHTECTKYLRRYTEHSVDVLMAYKQVYLRSLPFQEINTRADEEIKTCAKLWESENHHHAVAAFFNNSN; this is translated from the coding sequence ATGGAAAAAGTACTGTATACAATTGAAGATGAGATCGGATGGATCACCATCAACCGTCCTGAAGTCAGAAATGCCGTGGATTTTGAAGTAATGGAGCAATTAGAGGAATACATAACTCAAGCCCGACAAAACGATAAAGTAAAAGTCTTAGTGATCAGAGGAGCTGGAAACCGGGCATTTTGTGCTGGGGGAGATTTACGGGCATTTTCAGGTCTCAAAACAGAAAGACAAGCTCATATTATGCTTTCGAGGATGGGTGAAGTGCTGAAAGCCCTGTTTTTCTTTCCGAAGCCAACTGCCGCCTTGATCAATGGAACGGCAGTTGGAGGCGGATGTGAAATCGCGTCTGCCTGTGATGTCAGAATCGCTTCGGCGAATGTGAAGATGGGCTTCGTACAGGGAACGCTCGGGATAACAACAGGGTGGGGAGGCGGCACCTATCTCATGGAGAGGGTACGGAAACTGGATGCACTGGATATGCTGTGGAGCGCCGGAAAGCTGACAGCGAAACAGGCAGCCGACAAAGGGTTTTTACAGTATCTGATAAAAGACGGTGACATTCATACAGAATGCACTAAATATTTAAGAAGGTATACGGAACATTCGGTTGATGTGCTGATGGCCTATAAACAGGTATATCTTCGCAGCCTTCCCTTCCAAGAAATTAATACAAGAGCAGATGAAGAAATAAAAACATGTGCAAAGCTCTGGGAATCAGAAAATCATCACCATGCTGTTGCAGCATTTTTCAATAACAGCAACTGA
- a CDS encoding RsfA family transcriptional regulator translates to MTVVRQDAWNQEEDVLLADVVLRHIREGSTQLAAFEEVGEKLSRTSAACGFRWNSLIRKRYESAIAIAKKQRKERNKDKIGYEESRVDVSSHAGKRDEYVVAKEKSLSLDDVIVFLKNFKSTEERRSDQELANLRNQVEELKTQNAQFQSHLQKLNHEYQLVCEDYKALIEIMDRARKMVATDEEGGNHLTFKVDGLQKLEK, encoded by the coding sequence TTGACTGTTGTTCGCCAGGATGCTTGGAACCAGGAAGAAGATGTATTGCTAGCAGATGTTGTACTTCGCCATATCAGAGAAGGGAGCACTCAGCTGGCAGCGTTTGAAGAAGTGGGAGAAAAACTGTCACGTACTTCTGCGGCCTGTGGGTTCAGATGGAATTCTCTGATCAGAAAAAGGTATGAATCAGCCATCGCTATAGCAAAAAAGCAGCGAAAAGAAAGAAATAAAGATAAGATTGGTTATGAAGAAAGCCGAGTAGACGTTTCGAGTCATGCTGGTAAAAGAGATGAATATGTCGTTGCGAAGGAAAAGTCATTATCACTGGATGATGTCATTGTCTTCTTGAAGAATTTTAAATCTACTGAAGAACGCCGTTCAGACCAAGAGCTGGCTAATCTTCGGAATCAAGTGGAGGAACTGAAAACACAAAATGCTCAGTTTCAGTCCCATCTTCAGAAATTAAATCATGAATACCAGCTCGTTTGTGAAGATTATAAAGCACTGATAGAAATCATGGACCGTGCTAGAAAAATGGTGGCGACGGATGAAGAAGGCGGCAATCATCTGACATTTAAAGTAGACGGCCTTCAAAAACTTGAAAAATAA
- a CDS encoding N-acetyltransferase translates to METYTVKRLVINYKTLEEFKQFKEYGIQELSMLEDLQDNIIENDSESPFYGIYFGDKLVARMSLYRIEAAYDRYFSPPQDYFELWKLEVLPQYQGKGYGKTLVQFAQSFNLPIKTNGRQQSSGFWEKMGFEAVTYNEERDRGENPYVSYPKGVSEQTL, encoded by the coding sequence ATGGAAACGTATACAGTTAAACGCTTAGTCATCAACTATAAAACATTAGAAGAATTTAAACAGTTCAAAGAATACGGTATTCAGGAGCTGTCTATGCTCGAGGATCTTCAAGATAACATTATTGAAAATGACAGTGAGTCTCCTTTTTACGGAATCTATTTTGGCGACAAATTAGTGGCCAGGATGAGCTTATATAGAATTGAGGCAGCATACGACCGTTATTTCAGTCCACCACAGGATTATTTTGAATTGTGGAAGCTGGAAGTGCTGCCGCAGTATCAAGGGAAAGGCTACGGAAAAACGCTGGTTCAATTTGCACAATCGTTCAATCTTCCAATTAAAACAAATGGAAGACAGCAATCGAGCGGGTTCTGGGAGAAAATGGGCTTTGAAGCCGTTACCTACAATGAAGAAAGGGACCGCGGGGAAAACCCTTATGTGTCCTATCCAAAAGGGGTATCTGAACAAACGCTATAA
- a CDS encoding acetyl-CoA carboxylase biotin carboxylase subunit translates to MKKILIANRGEIAGRIVKTCSEMGIESIVVYSDADKELPYVQQATRAYHLGEPPVIKSYLNQDKIIEIAQSEKVDAIHPGYGFLSENGEFAKKIEELGITFIGPSPNVVEAMGDKVQARKTMEKAGVPVVPGTTEPIADVEEAASIAGKIGYPVMLKASAGGGGIGMVRCDDEETLRKQFMSSQQRAKMYFGSDRMFIEKFISPARHIEVQVFGDSQGNIIHLFERDCSIQRRHQKVIEESPSPYLTEKLREEMGEAAVKAAQSVSYTNAGTVEFIVDGDGHFYFLEMNTRLQVEHPVTEMTTGLDLVRWQIEVASGKSLPLLQNEVQQKGHSMEFRLYAEDPVKFLPSPGKIEVLSFPQGEGIRIDAGYAATNTVSPFYDPMIAKIIVSDSNREQCLKKSAEFFNEFEVKGIKTNAPLFKKVLEDPDFQKGVYTTGFLTEKPKVTEQ, encoded by the coding sequence GTGAAGAAAATATTGATCGCTAACCGGGGAGAAATTGCCGGACGAATCGTTAAAACATGTTCAGAAATGGGAATAGAATCGATTGTGGTCTATTCGGATGCTGACAAGGAACTTCCCTACGTTCAGCAGGCCACTCGTGCTTACCATCTGGGAGAACCCCCGGTTATTAAATCTTACTTGAACCAGGACAAAATCATTGAGATTGCACAATCTGAAAAGGTTGATGCGATTCATCCAGGCTATGGATTCCTCTCCGAGAACGGGGAGTTTGCTAAAAAAATAGAAGAACTAGGCATAACGTTCATCGGTCCGTCCCCGAACGTAGTAGAGGCCATGGGGGACAAAGTTCAGGCGAGAAAAACCATGGAGAAAGCGGGTGTCCCTGTTGTCCCTGGAACGACTGAACCGATTGCGGATGTAGAAGAAGCGGCATCTATCGCTGGCAAGATCGGCTATCCTGTTATGCTTAAGGCAAGCGCGGGAGGCGGAGGGATCGGTATGGTCCGCTGTGACGATGAAGAAACCCTTCGAAAGCAGTTCATGTCCAGCCAGCAGCGAGCTAAAATGTATTTTGGCAGCGACCGTATGTTTATAGAGAAATTTATCAGCCCTGCCCGCCATATTGAAGTTCAAGTATTTGGAGACAGCCAAGGAAACATCATCCATTTGTTTGAAAGAGACTGTTCCATTCAGAGGCGGCATCAAAAAGTCATTGAAGAATCACCTTCACCTTATTTAACTGAGAAACTGCGTGAAGAAATGGGTGAAGCCGCAGTGAAAGCTGCTCAATCTGTTTCCTATACGAATGCGGGTACAGTGGAATTTATCGTTGATGGCGATGGGCATTTTTATTTTCTTGAAATGAATACCCGTCTTCAGGTCGAACACCCCGTAACGGAAATGACGACCGGGTTGGATCTTGTGAGATGGCAGATTGAAGTGGCATCAGGAAAATCGCTTCCGCTCCTGCAGAATGAAGTGCAGCAGAAAGGCCATAGTATGGAATTCCGCCTATATGCAGAGGATCCTGTTAAATTTCTTCCTTCACCAGGAAAAATTGAAGTTCTTTCGTTCCCTCAAGGAGAAGGAATCCGAATTGATGCAGGTTATGCAGCAACAAACACCGTCTCTCCGTTTTATGACCCAATGATTGCGAAGATTATTGTAAGCGATTCCAACAGAGAGCAGTGCCTAAAGAAATCAGCTGAGTTTTTTAACGAGTTTGAGGTCAAAGGGATAAAAACAAATGCCCCTCTTTTCAAAAAGGTTCTTGAGGATCCTGATTTTCAAAAAGGGGTCTATACAACAGGTTTTTTAACTGAGAAGCCAAAGGTTACAGAACAATAA